One window of the Triticum dicoccoides isolate Atlit2015 ecotype Zavitan chromosome 3B, WEW_v2.0, whole genome shotgun sequence genome contains the following:
- the LOC119281537 gene encoding dynein light chain LC6, flagellar outer arm-like produces MLEGKATVEDTDMPAKMQLQATSAASRALDRFDVLDCRSIAAHIKKEFDTIHGPGWQCVVGCSFGCYFTHSKGSFIYFKLESLRFLVFKGMADEQPLPC; encoded by the exons ATGCTGGAAGGGAAGGCGACGGTGGAGGACACCGACATGCCGGCCAAGATGCAGCTGCAGGCTACGTCGGCGGCGTCCAGGGCGCTCGACCGCTTCGACGTCCTCGACTGCCGGAGCATCGCGGCGCACATCAAGAAG GAGTTCGACACGATCCATGGCCCGGGGTGGCAGTGCGTGGTCGGCTGCAGCTTCGGCTGCTACTTCACGCACAGCAAGGGGAGCTTCATATACTTCAAGCTCGAGTCGCTCCGGTTCCTCGTCTTCAAAGGCATGGCGGATGAGCAACCGCTGCCGTGCTGA